TGGGCGGCGTCGTGACCGGCATCCTCGTCTGGCAGGAGGGCGGCGGCTACGTCGGGCTCATCATCGGCATCGGCGTACTCGCCCTCGGGCTGCTCGTCTTCTGGCTGCGCACCCGCAAGCGCCGCGGCAAGCCCACGCTCCTCGATCCCGCGCTCTTCGAGTCGAGGATGTTCCGCGCCGGGGCCAGCGGTCAGCTGCTGCAGCAGATCACGCTCGGCGGCACGATGATCGTGCTCCCGATCTACCTGCAGATGGTGTTCGAGTACAACGCCCTCCAGGCGGGACTCTCCATCGCGCCGCTCTCGCTCAGCATGTTCGCGGTCGCGCTGCTCGCCGGGCGCGGACTCACGCAGCGTCCCTCGAACATCATCCTCTGGGGCTTCGTGCTCGTCGTGGCGGGCCTCGCGATCCTCGTGCCGCTCGTGCCCATCGCCGACTCGGGCTGGTACCTCACCATCCCGCTCATCATCTCGGGCAGCGGCCTCGGCCTGCTCGTCTCGCAGCTGAACAACTACACGCTCTCGCCGATCTCCGACGAGCGCGTGAGCGAGGCGGCGGGCGTCAACTCGGCGGCCGGCTCGTTCGGCCTCTCGTTCGGACTCGCCTTCGCCGGCGCGATCATGCTCGCGACGCTGGCCTTCACGTTCACTGCGAGCGCCGACGCGAGCACCGTGCTCTCGACGGAGGAGCAGCAGCAGGTCTCATCGGTGCTCGAGGAGGATGCCGAGATCATGACCAACACCGGGCTCGCGGAACTGCTCGTCGGCCAGACGCCCGAGGTGCAGGAGGAGATCCTCGCGATCAACGCGGATTCCCGCATCATCTCCCTGCAGGTGGCGCTGCTCGTGCCGATCCTCGCGGGTCTGCTCGGTGTGCTCAACGCGTTCCGCATGCGGCGCCTGCCCGACCCGAAGCCCTCCGCGGCTGCGGAGGGAACCATGCTCGGCTAGTCGGTCGAGGCGACCATGCCGGCGAACGCCGGCGAGCTCACGAAGGTCAGCGTGGTCGACGAGGGGAGGGCGACGGGGCTGATGCCGTTCGCGGCATCCGGCGGTCCGCTGTAGGCCCCGGCGACCGGTGCATCGCTGAGTACGTATCCCGACTCCGCCAGTGTCTGCGACCAGGCCTCCTGCTCGCCCGGGGCGACGCCCACCTGCACGACCGTGAGGACGAGGTCGGTGTTCGGCTTGCCCCACGCGCATGCCACGCCGCCCGCCTCGACCATGCGAACGGCGAGCGCATCGAAGACCTGCGGCGAAGGGAGCGATTCCAGCCCGTCCGCGGCGAGCTTCTGGTAGCCCTCGTCCGTGAGGACGGTCTCGCAGGTCGCGGCGTCAGGAACCGACTCCGGCTCCGGAGTCGGTGCACTCGATGCGGTGGTGGCCGGCGAGGGCGAACTGCTGGGCGCGGGCGGCGCGGCGGTGCAGCCGCTCAGGACGGTGACGGTGAGGACGGCGGCCACGATGCCGGCGCCGGACGCGGCTCGAAGGGTCATGAAGCGGAGCTTATGGTCCGGTCGTGCATCTCGTCCATCGGTGCAGGCCCTGATGGGCCGACCCGCCGTGTCGGTATTCACCCGCGGCAGACCATCCGCTGCAGGATGATCCGCGGCTAGGCTCCTCCCATGCGTGTTGCCGCGCCGGTGCCGGATGCCACGACGGTCGTCCTGGTGGAGGGCGAAAGCGACCGCCTGGCCGTCGAGGCGGCCGCCGCACGGCGCGGCGTCGACCTCACCGGCGCCGGCGCCGTCGTCGTGTCGATGCACGGGGTGACGAACCTGCGACGGCACCTGGCGGAGCTGGCGTCGTCGCGCTCGACGGGCTCGCCGCGGCTGCTCGGGCTCTACGACCTGCCCGAGGCCGCGTACGTGAGGGATGCGGTGGCGGACGCCGGGCTCCTGGCCGGCGGAGGACCGCCGGCCGAGCCCACGACGGTCGGACCGCCGCCGGAGCTCGCGGCGGCGGGGTTCTTCGCCTGCGATCCTGACCTCGAGGGCGAGCTCATCCGCGCGGTCGGTCCCGCACGGGCGCGGGAGCTCCTCGCCGAGCACGGGGAGCTCGGCCGCTTCCGCACCTTCCAATACCAGCCCGAGCAGCGCGTGAGATCGGTCGAGGCGCAGTTGCGGCGGTTCATGGGAACGCACGCCGGGCGGAAGGCGAAGTTCGCACCCATCCTCGTGAGTGCGATCGACGACTCCCGCATGCCGCCGCCGCTGTCGGCGTTGATCGGGGCCGTCCTCTCGCGGGTGTGACCGACCGCGCCGGGAGCAGCAGGGCCACCCGCCGGGGAATGCTGGCAAGCCACTGGGAGTTGAGTCTTGTGTACTCAAGTTTTGCGGCGTCGACTTGACACGTCGAATGGCCGCTGGAACACTTGAGTCGTCGGGACTCAAGTTCCGGCGATACGGACTTCGGTCGCGGGCCAGGACGGCCGGGCCGACCCGCCAGGGAGCGCACGCGGCATCCGCTCGCGCCTCCTCCCGGCAGAAGGAGAAACACACATGTCACGAGCAGTAGGCATCGACCTCGGCACCACCAACTCGGTCGTCAGCGTCCTCGAGGGTGGCGAGCCCACCGTCATCGCGAACGCCGAGGGCTTCCGCACCACCCCGTCGGTGGTCGCCTTCACCAAGGATGGCGAGGTGCTCGTCGGCGAGACCGCGAAGCGCCAGGCCGTCACCAACGTCGACCGCACCATCGCGTCGGTCAAGCGCCATATGGGCACCGACTGGACCCAGGAGATCGACGGCAAGAAGTACACGCCGCAGGAGATCTCGGCGCGCATCCTCCAGAAGCTGAAGCGCGACGCCGAGCAGTACCTCGGCGACACCGTCACCGACGCGGTCATCACCGTGCCGGCGTACTTCAACGACGCCGAGCGCCAGGCCACGAAGGAGGCCGGCGAGATCGCGGGCCTCAACGTGCTGCGCATCATCAACGAGCCCACGGCCGCGGCCCTCGCCTACGGCCTCGACAAGGGCAAGGAGGACGAGCTCATCCTCGTCTTCGACCTCGGTGGCGGCACCTTCGACGTCTCCCTCCTCGAGGTGGGCAAGGACGACGACTTCTCCACCATCCAGGTGCGTGCGACCGCCGGCGACAACCGCCTCGGCGGCGACGACTGGGACCAGCGCATCGTCGAGTGGCTGATCAAGCGCTTCAAGGACTCGACGGGGGTCGACGTCTCGAAGGACAAGATCGCCCTCCAGCGCCTCAAGGAGGCCGCCGAGCAGGCGAAGAAGGAGCTGAGCTCCTCGATGAGCACCAGCATCCAGCTGCCCTACCTCTCGCTCACCGAGAACGGCCCGGCGAACCTCGACGAGAC
This DNA window, taken from Agromyces sp. 3263, encodes the following:
- a CDS encoding MFS transporter, translating into MSAGQGATAPFNGRLAILLAMAMFVLVVDTSLMNVSISAVVHDLDTTVSGVQGAIALEALVSAAFILIGGKTGDLIGRKLAYVLGLLGYAIGAIAMVFAQDLTAIIIFWAIIGGIGASLLLPAMQSLIHGNFEGAQQKRVYALVGASAAIAAAVGPLLGGFITTFLSWRVGFALEAVIIAVVLAGIGLVKDVPYHGDRSIDLVGALLSIVGMGGVVTGILVWQEGGGYVGLIIGIGVLALGLLVFWLRTRKRRGKPTLLDPALFESRMFRAGASGQLLQQITLGGTMIVLPIYLQMVFEYNALQAGLSIAPLSLSMFAVALLAGRGLTQRPSNIILWGFVLVVAGLAILVPLVPIADSGWYLTIPLIISGSGLGLLVSQLNNYTLSPISDERVSEAAGVNSAAGSFGLSFGLAFAGAIMLATLAFTFTASADASTVLSTEEQQQVSSVLEEDAEIMTNTGLAELLVGQTPEVQEEILAINADSRIISLQVALLVPILAGLLGVLNAFRMRRLPDPKPSAAAEGTMLG
- a CDS encoding TOPRIM nucleotidyl transferase/hydrolase domain-containing protein, whose product is MRVAAPVPDATTVVLVEGESDRLAVEAAAARRGVDLTGAGAVVVSMHGVTNLRRHLAELASSRSTGSPRLLGLYDLPEAAYVRDAVADAGLLAGGGPPAEPTTVGPPPELAAAGFFACDPDLEGELIRAVGPARARELLAEHGELGRFRTFQYQPEQRVRSVEAQLRRFMGTHAGRKAKFAPILVSAIDDSRMPPPLSALIGAVLSRV